The segment TCATATTGCACGCAGAGAAGCGTATCAAAATCCATACTGCGGAGCTTCTGACGAAAACGATTTGTAAAGCAAAAAGAAGTAAGGAAAAAGCGTAAGAACAAAAATACCGATAGCGGAGGCCAGACAACGAACCTCCGACCAAAGAATGAACCTCGCGCAGCGCATCGGTCCAACCTGTGATCAAAGGATCAGAAGTACCTGCACAAAACCAAAACCAACCTTAGCACAAACCACAAAAAACCAATTCACTGAAATAAACAAAAAAGAAGAAGCTCACTGGGACCAAGTACATCAGCGGGCGAAGGCCTACTGGCCAGCGCAGAGGGCGCAGGATCGCGAGGTAGAGGAACAGCAAGGCCTTCCTGCGCGATGCTGACGCCTTTAGCCAACTCCTCCACGGTAGCCAGCCCCACAATAACATCCTCTGAAAAATATACAAAGAATATAAGACCAAGACAATCAAAATACGCAGAAATACCAGAATCAACCAAACCAAAATCTTTACCCATGTACAACGAGTTTATACCATCTCCAACCAGACGCGGAGGATCCTCTGTCCTCTTTATCCTCCGAACAGAGATAGACTCAGCTTCGTCGCTGGACTCCCCCTACCTCTCCTTCGGCGGAGATCCTCCTCCAGCAGAAGCCTCCCGCGCAGGACATGCCTTAGGGGCCTCCACGTCGGAGGACTCCTCTCCAAGAAGCGTCGCGAAAGGCGCACGCATAGACGAGACCGCACGAGAGACCTGAACTTCAAGGCCTCCACTAGCAGGCACATCCTTCGCAGCCTCCGTAGGCGCAGAGTCCACCGAGTTAGACTCGGCAGCGGAGGATCGGGCggaggaagactccaccggagccTCCGGCAAAACctccgccttgcgcttcttTGCAAGTTGCTTCATGGCACCACCCCCCTTCCTCTTCTTTGACTCAGCCGCAGCAATAGCCTTGGAagaatccttcttcttctccaagcCGAGCAAGACGTCCGGAGGAATGACATAGTCATTATACTCAATCCCCAGCTCTTCAAAAATGCGGTTGAAACGCGGCATCGTCCCAAGCGCAGATATCCGCTGCAGATATTCCTTCTCTGAAATTTTCCCAACGATCCTCCGGGCCGAAACCTCCACGCGATCGAGGAAAGATTCCTTCGTCTCGCCCTCCGGCAAACCCGCGCGAAACCGGGGAATCGGCAACCCCTCTGGAGGACCAAACACCGGCACTTGCACCATTTCAATGGTGAACTCGTCGGCCCTGCGACCAAGGGGCCAATAGTCGGCAACGACCATCTCTTCAACCAAATCGCGACCTCTGGAGTGTCGGCAAGCCAACGCAAAGGCCTTGTCGCAAGCCCGGCGTTGCTCCGACATTGGCGACGAAGGATCAAACTTGGAAAAAGGCTTCAGCTCCTTCATCTTCGATGCGTACGGGTAAAGCTTATCAACTCGACCATcttctagagtcttcaacgCGGCGGGGGTCCTCACATAAAACCAGGCcctcatccaatccttctcccacttgcCCTTTTGGCAATAAGAGATTTCACACCTTGGACCAGGCATCGTACGACGAggcatgaacgcgcagcttccaaactgcgcaATGCAATCCACTCCTTCGgcatccttcaccttcttaggcTGTCGCTGGAGTTCAAAGTAGGAGCAGAAAGTATCAATGTGGGGCATAGCTCCGTAGGATTCGCAAGCCCAAACAAACTTGCTAAGGGTCAGAATCCCATTGGGGCTGAAATGCTGCAGCTCCACGTTGAAACTCTCCATCACTTCACGAAGAAAATGATACGGAGGAATCCGGAGTCCGCAGGTAAAAAAATCCCTGAAGACCACCGCATACCCCTCCTCAGGCGCAGGCACCGTCTGGCCTACGGGAGGAGCCTTCGCACGACCATCCTTGAAAAACCCAACCTCAACCATATCGGCGATATCCTCCGGCCTAACAGTCGACTCCCCAAACTCAAAGGTAATCGCCGCCATTGAGTCAAACTCCTTCGCACTGATAAGATCCCCAACGGAAGCTTCGACGTCCGACAGCGTCTCCTCCAGGTCTTGGGCTGCGGCCACCTCAAGCATCCAATCTTCAAACCTCCGCAGCCAACCTCCAGACCTCACGCTAAGGAAATTACGCAAAGGACTAGAAAAATCTGACCTCAAAGGACGGGGCGAAGGAAAATGAGCCACCTTAGATACTCCGCAAACACTTAGGAACTAAACACAACAACAACGCATGCGAGCAGCTCAGAGCAGGAGAGATGTGGCGAAGGAAAATATGCAGGCAATGAACGGCAGGGGTGAGAGACCAGAGCAACCCAGCATCCCCTTTTGTATGGGGGGCCTGCGGCCTCACGACCGTTGCGATTCCCTGCGCCCAACGGCTATGAGCGGAGGACTCGGCCTGACCGTTGCGATTCCCCAAAACCAACGGCTAACTCCAATGGCTAGACGCAAAATTTCAACGATAACTTGATATCCTCCGCAATCTAATGCGCGAAGGATAGCAAGCTCTCAGAACAACAAGAATCATAGGAtcctgaaaaaaaaacaaaccaaaaaaaattatgaCTAAGTACAAGTAACATTTTTCCGACACCGCTAACAAacacatcctgcgcaccagggggaaggcagcaaccatgctcgcAGCCTACGCAGAGTGACACAtttttgagcacatggaccgcaggagtgccattagcccaaaaaggAGAGAACTGTTGGGGGCTGGACGCATCCTTCCCCTTGGTagcgtcgaaggatatccttcaccCGAGGAACCTTCGTGTGAATACGTGCAAAGGATCCTGAGAAAGACTAACGGTGATGACTCGTCTTTTCGTGCTAAGTGTATGCGGAGACTGAGACACCCACGGAGGACCGCAAGCAGAGAAAggaggaacctccgaccctcccaGGTCCGAGGATGGCGAGGGACGCGGCGGAGGGGAGGAACCTCTGACGCGTCCAGGCttaggaacctccgacgcgtctaggctgaggaacctccgacgcgtcCAGGCTGAGGAACCTCTGACGCGTCcaggctgaggaacctccgacgcggaAGCGTCGGAGGATCGGTGGCCGAGCGGGCTGAGGAACCTCCAGAGTGGCCGAGCCGAAGAACCTCCGGCGCAGCCAgactgaggaacctccgacaaaGGAGCGTCGAAGGATCGGCAGCCGAGCGGAGGATCCGGACCTCCGACCAGCTGAAGCCCTAGACGGGGGACACACAGGGTTCGCGGTGTGAAATTACACGAATGacttagggtcagtagactgtaaTATGAGAATATGCTGGGATATTCCCCCATCGTCACGGGGCATTTCTGTAATTGTCTTAGGTCGGTTTCcgagccctatataaggggcgtgatACCGTCATTAAGGCGGAGAGCATTCATTGTTTTCACCTATTGTTGAGCCCACTATTCATTGTTGTCTagcctctcacggcaccgagtgagaaggttcccaATCCACCGTGTCGCAGGGGAGTGCAGAGTACTACTTCCCAACACTCTGATAGAGAATGACAGAAGGGACCCACTCATCAttattttttcttctttctcttttttcttcaTTTGGACACGTACACAATTGGAGGATTGATCCGACGACTGTATGATGTCGTGCACGTGcaagagaagagagagagagagagagagagagagagagagagagagagagagagagagagagagagagagcgggcGTTGGGGCTAGAATATGTGATGGAGGATGGGGTTGTCCTGTTGGGCCAACCAAAATGAGGTCTAGGGAAGGAATATGGGTGCCCACCCAAATATGAGGTCTGGAGTAGGGGTCCTGTTggagtaatatttttattttggacACCTATATTTAGCTATTGGGGCTTAAGTAGAggcctgctggagttgctcttagtttGTTTCTTTGTTATCTACTCCCTTCATTCCTTTTTTAATTTGTCAACTACCGAtagttatatattaaaaaatattaatatttataatacatactaATTAGTATCACTTTGGTTAAAGGTGACTGTGTATACACATAAAGAACATTTATTTCCATACGCATACGATTTATTAGACTTGTTTATTGAGAAAGAACTTTGTACTACATATATTCCATAATTGTGACGCCGTGAAAACACCCTATATagcattaattaattaattaaaaaatcTAGAAAACGTCCCGCAGCTAAAATAGTCCACGTCTGGATTACCCGCACCACTGTACCATCCAGCCAAGAGACGGCACCGTATGATCCCGTATCCCCTGCGTGTCCAGCCAAGATCGTGCCAGTTACAGCGCTTCCCAGCTTACAAGTGGCCACGACAACGACAGGCCACACCCACGCGCGGCGAGCCAGCACCAAGAGCAACGGGACCTAAACCAACCTTTTGGGCGTGCAACTGATGAATCGCGCGCGGAAatccccgtcccgaccaccaccAGCGCGCCCCCACCTGGCCTGGGCCTGGCCACCTCGCGGCCCCGCAAGTCAAACCGGGCGCGCTATAGAGCTAGGCCATCCGCCCATCCGCAGGCGGCAgccggggacggggacggggtcGTCGGGACTTGGCCTTCGGAGCGGACCGGTGATCGATTCATATACCAAACCCAGGCCGCGAAACAAACCAGTCGCCGAcctccttcccttcccttcccttcccttccctcgCAGACACGACACGCAGCTCGCGTGGCAGCACTGCGTTTGCAGCGCGCGCGCCGCCCTGCTTCTCTTGTTCTCCTACCGCTCGCGATCACCCGGCCCGCTAAGCTGCGCGCTCGCGCGACATGGCCGCCGCCACGCCGCCGGTGACGTCGCCGCCGGGTCCACGGAAGGAGGACGCGCGCCCGCGGCTTCCCAACGGATACGTTATGATCGTGGTCCCCAACGACGGCCGCGACTTGCCCGCCTCCTCTCCTCCGCATGACGGCTACGACGGCCCAGACaaggaggatgaggaggaggagccgcggGCGACGTCCTCGCTGTGGCGACCCGCGGTGCTGGCGCTGGCGGCGCTCGCGGCAGTGGCGGCGGGCTACGTCTGCCTGCAGTACGCGGGCGGGGACGCCGCCGGCGCGGCTTGGCGGCTCTTGGAGACGCGGGAGGAGGACGGCGACGGCCGCGGCCGCAGGTCCTTCCTGCTGCCGCTCTACCCGAAGCCACGCCGCGGCGGGGCTACGAAGCTGGCCAGCGGCGGCGACTGGCCGCACAATTCCACCGCCAACCTCTTCCCGGAAGGGTGCGTGCGTGCAGCCTCCGCAAGAATTCGGTTCCGTAATTCTGTTCTTCTTCCGTCTGCTGTTACATTCATTCTCGAACAAGCTGGGTTTTCTAGGAATTTGTTCCTTCCTTGTTGTTAATTAATTCCTttctgtggggggggggggggggggggggggggggaaaccGGCTGCGTTCTTTCTCCTTCAATGCGGTTCCTGTATACAGTTGTAGTATGCGTTGGTCCTTGGGTTTATCGGCTCTCTCTCTCGTTCGCGGACACTCCTTGACAGTTTCCGATTCTTTTGAGTTTGTCCGCTCCTAATCGCGGACACTTTTCTACAATTTTCAGTGATTTTTGAATTCTCCAGCTCGTAATTGCGCGCATTTCAGAACAGCTTCGCATGATTTCGAGTCTCTTGTCATGTCTCCTTTTCCACTCACCGTGTCAGTCGGCTACAACACCGTGTTTCAGGGGGCTCCACCTCCACCAGTTATTAGAAATGGCTCTGCTGTTTGCTTTCGGGGAGTAGTTGGAACTATCATTtgttttagtgctagttgcagaGTTTGTACTCTAGTCGTGGCGTTCCTTCACAGAATTGGAAGTACGTTTCACCATCATAGGGAACAGTAACTCTCAATCATTTGGGATTTCATCATTCAGTAGGGTCGGTCTACGCTCTCGAAGGGTTGTCTATACTCAGACATACAACTGTCTTTAAAATTTTGGGTTAAACAGTGCACTTTCGAATAAATTAGAGCGATACTGCTCTGCTGGCTTCGAAGTCAACACCTTTTGCCAACAAACGGACTTATAATAGCTACTATTTGATGATTTAGATCGTCTTGTCTTGTTTATACATCCAATCCAACTGTTGGTAGGCCCTCGGATCACCGCTGTTGTTAACATCGCATTATTTTTCCTTCTAAATGTTGATATGTCCTTACCTGTGCAGGATGTACTACACTACTGTCTCTTTGGGCAATCCACCAAGGCCTTATTTTCTTGATGTTGATACTGGGAGCCATACAACATGGATTCAGTGCGATGCGCCATGCACAAGCTGTGCAGAGGTACACACCCTCTCATTCAGCTACATGCTCCGTTTTACTACAATGTTGTTGCTATTATTTGCGTAATTGGTGGTAACATCCATGTGGCCTAGTGGTTGAGGGGCTGAAATCATGGGTTCAAAGTCCCCATTTGAAGTTCTTGTTTTTCATGATTAGCTGGATTGTCCCAAGTTCACTGGACTCTGtaataaacattattcaaatccTGTTACAGGGAGCTCACCCTTTATATAGGCCCGCGCCAGCGAATCTAGTTCCTGCCAGTGATCCACTTTGTCAACGAGTCCAACATGACAACCCAAATCAGTGCGACTATGATATCAGTTTTGCCGACGGAAGCTCCTCTATGGGCGTTCATGTAAGGGATAATATGCAGTTCATCAGTGAAGATGGCGAAAGGGAAAATGCAGACATTGTGTTTGGGTATGTATGTATGAGTCAACCTTCCAATAGCTAATAACATCATGACATGTATAATGATGATTGTTGTTAGCACATTGTCTAAGAAACTAACTGCCATTTGTCCATCGCATACAGGTGTGGATACGATCAACAAGGAATTCTTCTGAACAGACTAGAAAATACTGATGGAATTCTCGGCCTGAGCAACCGGGCACTGAGCCTTCCTACACAGCTAGCCAGCCGGGGTATTATTTCCAATGTTTTTGGTCACTGTATGACGAGAGATCCCAGTGGTGGTGGTTATTTGTTTCTTGGTGATGATTACCTTCCCAGATGGGGAATGACTTGGGTCCCTATC is part of the Sorghum bicolor cultivar BTx623 chromosome 10, Sorghum_bicolor_NCBIv3, whole genome shotgun sequence genome and harbors:
- the LOC110431406 gene encoding aspartyl protease APCB1-like isoform X1, producing the protein MAAATPPVTSPPGPRKEDARPRLPNGYVMIVVPNDGRDLPASSPPHDGYDGPDKEDEEEEPRATSSLWRPAVLALAALAAVAAGYVCLQYAGGDAAGAAWRLLETREEDGDGRGRRSFLLPLYPKPRRGGATKLASGGDWPHNSTANLFPEGCVRAASARIRMYYTTVSLGNPPRPYFLDVDTGSHTTWIQCDAPCTSCAEGAHPLYRPAPANLVPASDPLCQRVQHDNPNQCDYDISFADGSSSMGVHVRDNMQFISEDGERENADIVFGCGYDQQGILLNRLENTDGILGLSNRALSLPTQLASRGIISNVFGHCMTRDPSGGGYLFLGDDYLPRWGMTWVPIRDGPADDIRRARVQQVNHGDQQLNVQGKLIQVVFDTGSTYTYFPNEALTKLISSLKAASPRFVQDDADKTLPFCMKADFPVRSVDDVKHFFKPLSLQFEKRFFFSRTFNIRPEDYLVISDKGNVCLGVLDGTTIGYDSVIIVGDVSLRGKLIAYDNDKNEVGWIDSDCSNPQQSRIPSFLRRALHNQLL
- the LOC110431406 gene encoding aspartyl protease APCB1-like isoform X2, which translates into the protein MAAATPPVTSPPGPRKEDARPRLPNGYVMIVVPNDGRDLPASSPPHDGYDGPDKEDEEEEPRATSSLWRPAVLALAALAAVAAGYVCLQYAGGDAAGAAWRLLETREEDGDGRGRRSFLLPLYPKPRRGGATKLASGGDWPHNSTANLFPEGMYYTTVSLGNPPRPYFLDVDTGSHTTWIQCDAPCTSCAEGAHPLYRPAPANLVPASDPLCQRVQHDNPNQCDYDISFADGSSSMGVHVRDNMQFISEDGERENADIVFGCGYDQQGILLNRLENTDGILGLSNRALSLPTQLASRGIISNVFGHCMTRDPSGGGYLFLGDDYLPRWGMTWVPIRDGPADDIRRARVQQVNHGDQQLNVQGKLIQVVFDTGSTYTYFPNEALTKLISSLKAASPRFVQDDADKTLPFCMKADFPVRSVDDVKHFFKPLSLQFEKRFFFSRTFNIRPEDYLVISDKGNVCLGVLDGTTIGYDSVIIVGDVSLRGKLIAYDNDKNEVGWIDSDCSNPQQSRIPSFLRRALHNQLL